Proteins from a genomic interval of Thamnophis elegans isolate rThaEle1 chromosome 2, rThaEle1.pri, whole genome shotgun sequence:
- the LOC116502897 gene encoding cholinesterase-like isoform X6: MPCLLFSSLLRCLLLLFPLASSSASNGDTVVITSYGPIKGKTFLAGPGSVTAYLGIPYAEPPLGKLRLQKPLPHQPWKQTLEATRFGNSCPQFIHDDIAAMVWHPKTPRSEDCLSLNIWVPHPQPSSPVPVLVWIHSGSYAAATSSLPLFNGASLAATENVIVVTINYRLGALGFLYLPPIVPGNLGLWDQQLALKWIKENAAAFGGDPSRVTLFGHSAGGASVNFHLLAPKSQDLFAQAVMQSGTANAFWAWRSPEEAKLLSLKFVHLLGCSEDNNISIMHCLQTKNVSELIQHQGSLVLNQDCLLNVPFRPIIDGDFLLGDPEKLMEEGQIQVKPVLIGKVFDEGSTFIHDLFSESKESLINEEQLLKGIRMLVPNATDEVVQSIALRYSEGNDGPARYRSALCNLFTDLVIACPMIEVAGNIRNTGLPVYAYLFAHHPSSSSWPQWTGPHHDAEIAYIFGTLESVFPVNQTYTEAEARLSYKMMHYWAEFARTGNPDGLVATKDEWPLYNATEQNFFVLNSDSSHETEKEPVHHCSFLKKHLSKSHVC, from the exons ATGCCTTGTCTGCTATTCTCGTCACTCTtacgctgcctcctcctcctctttccactgGCTTCTAGTTCTGCTTCTAATGGGGACACAGTGGTCATAACCAGCTATGGCCCTATTAAGGGCAAGACGTTCTTGGCTGGCCCTGGATCTGTGACAGCCTATCTAGGCATTCCTTATGCTGAGCCTCCCCTGGGGAAGTTGCGTCTCCAGAAACCTCTTCCACATCAGCCATGGAAGCAAACACTGGAGGCCACTAGATTTGGCAATTCCTGTCCTCAATTTATTCACGACGACATTGCAGCAATGGTGTGGCATCCTAAAACACCACGGTCAGAAGATTGCCTTTCCCTCAACATCTGGGTGCCACACCCACAACCTTCTTCACCAGTGCCTGTTTTGGTCTGGATACACTCAGGGTCATATGCAGCTGCCACGTCTTCTCTGCCCTTGTTCAATGGGGCATCTTTGGCTGCCACTGAGAATGTAATTGTGGTCACCATCAATTATCGCTTGGGAGCTCTGGGCTTTCTGTACTTGCCCCCAATTGTGCCAGGGAACCTAGGCTTATGGGACCAACAGCTGGCCCTGAAGTGGATAAAAGAGAATGCAGCTGCCTTTGGGGGAGATCCTTCTCGGGTGACCCTTTTTGGCCACAGTGCTGGAGGAGCTTCTGTGAATTTCCATCTTCTCGCGCCAAAAAGCCAGGATCTTTTTGCGCAAGCGGTGATGCAGAGTGGAACAGCCAATGCCTTCTGGGCTTGGAGGTCTCCTGAGGAAGCCAAACTGTTATCACTGAAATTTGTTCATTTGCTAGGTTGTTCCGAGGACAATAATATCAGTATAATGCATTGTCTGCAAACAAAAAATGTTTCTGAACTTATTCAGCATCAAGGCTCTTTGGTCTTGAACCAGGACTGCCTTCTAAATGTACCATTCAGGCCTATCATAGATGGGGACTTTTTGCTTGGTGATCCAGAAAAGCTCATGGAGGAGGGGCAAATTCAAGTCAAACCTGTCCTCATAGGAAAAGTGTTTGATGAAGGGAGCACATTTATCCACGATCTTTTCTCTGAGAGTAAGGAAAGTCTCATCAATGAGGAGCAGCTTCTGAAAGGGATAAGAATGTTGGTGCCAAATGCAACTGATGAAGTTGTTCAAAGTATTGCCCTGAGGTACAGTGAAGGAAATGATGGCCCAGCACGATACCGTTCTGCTCTGTGCAACCTCTTTACAGATTTAGTCATTGCATGCCCAATGATTGAAGTTGCAGGAAATATCAGGAATACAGGGCTTCCTGTATATGCCTATTTATTTGCACATCACCCTTCAAGCTCATCTTGGCCTCAATGGACTGGACCACATCATGATGCTGAGATTGCTTATATTTTTGGAACCCTTGAATCAGTGTTTCCTGTCAATCAAACGTACACAGAGGCTGAAGCCAGGCTGAGCTATAAGATGATGCACTACTGGGCAGAGTTTGCCAGAACTGG GAATCCTGATGGGTTGGTGGCCACCAAGGATGAGTGGCCGCTCTATAATGCCACGGAGCAGAATTTCTTCGTTCTTAATAGTGATTCATCCCATGAAACAGAGAAAGAGCCTGTCCACCACTGCAGTTTTCTAAAGAAGCATTTGTCAAAGTCAC aTGTGTGCTAA